Proteins from one Epinephelus moara isolate mb chromosome 1, YSFRI_EMoa_1.0, whole genome shotgun sequence genomic window:
- the LOC126388491 gene encoding uncharacterized protein LOC126388491, with the protein MGNYRYKLRGLGCPELDMNSPRKKRPHEKAPAKNVKKPKKSEVNYLPAHPQGETEESLESERVELLNEVRKRHNCQIISAKMAKTFSIRRQEVVNQVPSVNDLKERWPALFDVAQVNQEFRRITTVSLETTFMAKLDQFSPKIMSLLSSRGGSAKMNIQRIQNMLLEDDSVERRREVAIRGLVVHLREKEEDLFKEQDDAGDVTN; encoded by the exons atgggCAACTATAGATACAAGTTGAGAGGACTTGGATGCCCTGAACTTGATATGAACTCTCCCAGAAAGAAGCGACCACATGAGAAAGCACCAGCAAAGAAtgtcaaaaagccaaaaaagtcAGAAGTGAACTATTTACCCGCTCACCCACAAGGAGAAACAGAAGAAAGTTTGGAGTCTGAAAGAGTGGAGCTCCTTAATGAAGTCAGGAAAAGGCACAACTGTCAGATCATCAGTGCAAAAATGGCGAAGACGTTCTCAATTCGCAGGCAGGAAGTAGTCAATCAAGTACCATCAGTCAATGACCTGAAAGAAAGATGGCCTGCTCTTTTTGACGTAGCCCAG gTAAACCAAGAATTCAGAAGGATCACCACTGTTAGTCTGGAGACTACATTCATGGCAAAGCTGGACCAGTTCTCCCCGAAAATAATGTCCTTGCTGTCCTCAAGGGGAGGGTCTGCAAAAATGAATATTCAGCGCATACAGAATATGCTGCTTGAG GACGATTCTGTGGAGAGAAGGCGAGAGGTTGCTATCCGTGGCTTAGTTGTGCATCTgagggaaaaggaggaggaCCTCTTCAAAGAGCAG GATGATGCTGGCGATGTTACTAattaa
- the LOC126388623 gene encoding uncharacterized protein LOC126388623, producing MAAHIVNVYADENSTLFLDRALSKPLNRLLYRTASDPHTLFLGEQMTVRFEIHLPGLQNAADGASGEAMEAQSDPTSPTEPPNETMQNNEESNKEAMEEQSDLSTEVPNVPMHVNEVFTRDQTLFLIDLMRHRMEEDGGDLPRSLKELNARVRLGKGSKKQMWQEMAAKLTNHFGVVFGPDKVARKWGTLEESYKWIKDNNRTMGQGTMWFQFYAQMEELLGGHHDVTYPAVGTAQGSEIRRP from the exons ATGGCTGCGCACATTGTGAATG TATACGCAGATGAAAATTCTACTCTATTTCTTGATCGAGCGCTGAGCAAGCCCCTGAACCGCCTCCTTTATCGAACAGCTTCAGACCCCCATACCCTCTTTCTGGGCGAACAAATGACTGTTCGGTTTGAAATACATTTACCTG GGCTGCAAAATGCTGCTGACGGTGCCAGTGGGGAGGCAATGGAGGCGCAAAGTGACCCGACAAGTCCCACAGAGCCTCCAAATGAAACAATGCAGAACAATGAAGAGTCCAATAAGGAGGCAATGGAGGAGCAAAGTGACCTGTCCACAGAGGTTCCAAATGTACCCATGCATGTGAATGAAGTGTTCACTAGGGACCAAACTTTGTTCCTCATAGATTTGATGAGGCACAGGATGGAAGAGGATGGGGGGGACTTACCGAGGTCCTTGAAGGAGCTCAATGCCAGGGTGAGGCTGGGAAAAGGGTCCAAGAAGCAAATGTGGCAAGAAATGGCTGCCAAACTTACCAACCATTTCGGTGTTGTTTTTGGGCCTGACAAGGTTGCCAGAAAATGGGGGACCTTGGAGGAGAGCTATAAATGGATCAAAGACAACAACCGCACAATGGGCCAGGGGACGATGTGGTTCCAGTTTTACGCGCAGATGGAGGAACTGTTGGGCGGCCACCATGACGTTACTTATCCTGCTGTGGGTACAGCTCAAGGATCAGAAATCAGGAGACCTTAA